A stretch of DNA from Spirosoma endbachense:
GAATGAATAATTGATTCAGGCAAGTTTATCCAACGCTACGTCATCAATTACTTAAATCGATCAATTACCTCTATACCTGATCGTCATGATCAACTGCCGATTAATCAGGCACTTATTGTTTATCAGAAAGTTATAAACTGTAATTAATGTAAACGAACATATTGAGTAAAGGGTAATTTAATCCCTAAAAACCTTACCCCTCATTTCTTTGATAAATCAAATTCTAAAAATCATTTCCCAAACTGCGCTCATGGGCGTTGAGCTAGAAAAAAAGGGCATGCAAACCAGTTTGTGAATGTAATAAGTTCTTATTTATATAGAATCAACGGCTTAGCCAACGGTGATTTCTGATAAGCAATTACTTGAATAATATCTTTATTTCGCCAGAAATTCGAAAGCCGAAATTTAGTAAATGGTGAAAGTATAACCCTATTTCTGAATCGATTCTGTACGTTTTCAGACATTCTAATTTACCTGGACGGGTACCTAAAATCAAAAAAGTCGTTGACCAACGATACCTGGTTAAAGCACCGTTCGCCAACGACTATTGATTAGTTGTCCTGTTTATTATTGCTTCTTTTCCGGCAAAAGCACTAACCGAATAAAGTTCGGTCCGAAGTATTGATTGGCTGCGGCTTTGGTGCTTTCGACGGTTACTTTGTCCAGTTGTTCGTTTTCATGCAATACCTCGTCCGGAGCGTCGCCATTATAGTATTGGTTTTGGAGATAGCCAAGCCAGAACTGGTTGTCTTTCAACTGCACTTCGGTTTCACGGCGGGTTTCGGCCTTAAATTTGGCAATATCGGCGGGCAACGCACCTTTTTCTTTCAGATCATTGATCAACTCCTGCGTTTTAGCGATGAGCTTTTCGACGTTTTGCGGTGCGCAACCGAAGCTAATCCGGAACGTATACCGTGATACTGGATATTTACTGTAGGCTCCACTGGCACCAACACCATAAACACCGCTTTCTTCCTCCCGCAACTTTTCGATCAGTTTGATTTCCAGCACTTCAGCCAGAGCGTCCAATTGCGTTGTCGTTTCCGGCGACCAGCTTAAATCACCGCTGTATACCAGTTGAACAGAAGCTTTCGGGTCAACGCCCCGGTAGACAGTCTTGCTGATCTGCCCCGATGGAATACGAATGCCCAGATCTTTAAACTTCTCGGTTGTCTCGGTCGATGGCAATCCGCCAAGGTATTTTTCAACCAGCGGCTTTAGCTGATCTTCTTTAAAATTGCCGACAAAATAGAACGTAAAATCGCCCCCATTGGCAAATCGCTCCTGATAGATTTTCAACGCTTTATCCAGATCAATTTTGTCCAGATCTTCGGGTTTAAGCGGTTGCCGCCGGGGGTTGTTGGCCCCTAGTGTTACCTGTACTGTATCCTGAAATACACGCGCTGGCGTTGGCGTATTGATCTGGTTCTGCAAGGCGCTTCGCTGGTTCGACAGGAACCCTTTTACAACATCAACATCCTTCCGGGGCTGGGTAAAGTAACTATAAAGCAGTTGAAGTGCGGTTTCCAGATCTTTCGGAGCTGCACTACCATTAATACCTTCGCTCAATTCGCCCACAAACGGAAAGACGTTTACCTGTTTACCCGACAGAAACTTGCCCAACTGAATCTGATTATAGTCGCCAGTTCCGCCCATAGCCACGAGCGTAGACGAAAACCGGGCCGACATGAAATCAGTCAGGTCATAGAGTGATGTGCCGCCGAAACTGCTGCCCGAAAACAGAATCTGGTCGTTTTTAAAATTGGTCGGTTTCAGCACTACCCGAACCCCGTTTTTGAGTCGCCACTCTGTCACGCCAATGTCCTTGATTTGTTTCTCGTTCACAACCGGAGAACCAGTTGGCAGCTTTGCTAATAAGGGGCTGTCAAGCGTTTTGTCTTCATAAGCGGTCAGGCCTTTACCCGCATTGTCTACATAGCCCAGGATCTGCTCAACGGTAGGCAATTTGGCCTTGTCTTTTTCAGGAGCCAGAACAATAACCGCCCGGTTATCATTATGAATAAACTGGTCAACCAGTGTATTCACTTCTGCCAATTTGATACCATCCTGTTCTTTCTTGAGAAAATTGTAATAGAACTCAATACTCGTGTAAGGCTCTTTGTCCGTAAAATTCTGAACGTATTCATTAACATAATTGGCCGACCGGGTTTTGTCGCGTTCGCTGTAGGCTTGTTCCACATTGGTCATAAACTCCCGCTTGGCACGATCCAATTCTGTCGATGTGAAGCCGAACTGTTTTACGCGGGCATTCTCGTCGAGCACCGCCCGAATAGCTTTTTCCACGTTTCCCTCTTTGGCAACGGCAATGGACGTAAATGCATCCAGATTCCCCAGAAAATCGCTGTAATTACTGTAGCCACCCAAAAATGGTGGATCAGCCCGCTGTGTTAATTCCTGAATCCGGTTGCCAAGCATGGTGTTGAACAGACCTCGCTTGATGCTTTCCCGCAGATCATTCAGGGTTTTCTCTTTGATTTCAGGTCGTTTGTAAATAACCTGTACCACCGTGTTCGGTTGTTCGGGGTCTGTCAGAATGACGACTTTCGTGTCTTTATGGGGAGGAATTTCATATTCCGTACGAGGTTTTGGGGTTTTAACCGCCGGGATTCGCCCGAACTTCTCGCGAATGATCCCTTCCACTTCTTTCGTATCGAAATCGCCAACGGCAATGACTGCCATCAGATCGGGCCTATACCAGTCCTGATAAAACTGTCGCAGCGTTTCGGTCTTAAACGTAGTCAGAACCTGCTCGGTGCCAATTGGCAATCGTTTGGCATATTGCGAGTTATTGAGCAATATCGGAAAGTATTGATCGCGCAGCCGCTGGCCTGCCCCGCGCCCAAGCCGTCGTTCTTCCAGAATAACACCGCGCTCCTTGTCTACTTCAGTTGGGTCGATAGTGGCATTATGAGCCCAGTCTTCCAGAATCTGGAATGCTTGCCGAAATACCTTGACCGAATCAGTCGGAACGGGTAACTGATAGACCGTTTCGTCAAAGCCTGTATAGGCATTTAAATCGGCCCCAAAGCGAACTCCGGCAGATTGCAGGAAATTAACCAGCTCGTTTTTCGGGAAATTCTTTGTGCCGTTAAACTCCATGTGCTCCATGAAGTGCGCCAGCCCCTGTTGATTGTCATTTTCCAGTACCGAACCCGCCCGGATAACCAGCCGCAGTTCGGCCCGGTTTTTCGGTTCGGCATTTTTCCGGATATAATACGTCAGGCCGTTGGGCAGTTTACCCACTTTTACTGCCGGATCAGTCGGAATTGGACTACTAAGCGTTGTAGTAGCCACTTTAACTGCTGATGATTTGGGCGCAGATTGCGCCAACACCAGCGTAACACTGAACAATGCGCTCAGTGTGAGCGAAAAACGTACCATTCGGTCGTTTGGGTTGGGTTAATAGATCTGAAACTGAATTATGGGATAATAACGCTGAGGAGAGTTGAAACGTCTATCGCTTCCATACTAACAAAATTGCCACTGCTATTGACACGATAACAGAAAACCAGCAAATAATAATTACCCATCGCATTGGGATTTCCCACATCGGCGGATGCGTCAGTTGGGTTTCTTCATCAACTTCAACGACACCATAAAAATTACGGACACAAAAGTCATCCCAATCAATATAATCAACAAAACAGGCGAGCGTATCCAGCAAGTCAGGTGATTTTATAGCGGAGGTTTGCCAGAATGCCTCTAAATGCTGAGCATCTACCTGCCGCTGCGTATAGGTAAACACAAGCTCACTCAAGTGTACAAAATCCTGCGATCGCCAGTGCGATGATGGCTCCCACAGCAGAATGCGTTCAATTTGATATTTAAGATCAGTAGTGTGCTGATTCACACCTTAATAATAACATTTTTTCGATACATCCACCACAGAATTCCGAACCAGATCAGTACAAACGTCAAAGCACCCGCCAGCGACGCATTGGTAGGATTGTCAAAAAGAGGTGCAATGAATGATCGGTAGAGGTATTCTTTCAACCCCACTTCGGTTCCATCAGTCTGAGCAACATGAATCATGTTCATGATCCGCGGAATCAGCCCTGATAGAAAGAATACAGTGATCGCATTGACGCCAAACGCCACAAAAGGGAGCACACCCCGCCGATAGCCTTTAACATCGATCAGCCAATAACTTAGCGCCAGTCCAAGCATGGCCAAACCACCCCCCACCAGCACGAACGAACTGGTCCATAAGGCTTTGTTGATTGGAAAAAATCCATTCCAGATCAGGCCAGCCAGGGTAGTCAGACAGCCAGCGGTAAAAAGCCAGGCTATTTTCTCCGCAGCCGAACGATTGGAACGCAGCCAGGTGCCGGTCAGCAGGCCCAGCAAACCCGTACCAATGGCAGGTAAGGTGCTTAAGAGTCCTTCGGGGTCCCAGACTTTAGCAGGTTTGTAGACGTGGGCCGGCGTAATAAATGTTCGATCGAACCAGGCTGCCAGATTTGTTTCGGGCTCAAGGTTGGCATACCCAACCCCCGGAACCGGAATGACTGTAAGCAATAGATAATACCCAATGAGGAGTATGACCAGAAGTGTGATTTGCTGCCGTGGCGTTGTTTTCAGGAAAATAAGTGAACAGGCCAGATACACCAGAGCAATGCGCTGCAATACGCCGGGAATTCGTACGATCGAGATGTCAAATCTGGGGAAAAAATTCAAAAACAGGCCCAGCAGAAAAAGCGTTGCACTTCGTTTCACGATCTTGCCAATCACTCCTTCTCTGGCTCCATCGGGCCGCCCCAAGGCAAACGTTATCGATACGCCAACAATAAACAGGAAAAACGGAAAAATCAGATCGGTGGGTGTCCAGCCATGCCAGGGCGCATGTTCCAGGGGGGCATAGATGTGGCCCCAGTCGCCAGGGTTGTTGACCAGAATCATAGCCGCGACAGTCAGACCCCGAAAGAAATCGAGCGAGAGCAGCCGTCCGGATGCAACCGGAACACTCTGGAACTTAGCCGTACTTGTTGAAACAAATGATTGCATAAAAAGCCGGGGCGGATCGCCGAAGCGAAGGGTTTCCCGAAGATACAACAAGTAGGGCTAAAAGTTTAACGGAATACTTTCACCAGCTTTTTTTCTAAATCCGTCTCTAATTTCAATAAACCTTCAGCATTTGGTAGATAGGTCAACGCCCGATGATGACGTAAATCGAACGGAATGTCGCCGACGGATTGTGTTATAGGAATCACGATCTTACCGAGTGTATGCGCTACTCCCGTTTCGTAAAAGACGTTCGGATTTCGATCCGTAAAATCGGTGATTACAGCTTTTGAGGTATAAATCAGATCGAATACATCCTGAATTAAAATGCTGTTATCCCAAATATCGTCGGCTCGTTTACACTCGATCCCGAGTTTAGCACACACGGTCCGAATAGCCGCGTAGGTTCCGGCAAATCTACCCTCGAACGGCATCATTACCGAAAGCACATTCGACTCAACGAGTTTATCCGGAATACGAAAAACATCCGGCGCAAACGTAATAACGCGTTCGGGTGCAGCGGCCTGAACGGTAGAAATGAAATCAGGTACTTCCCGGATGGATCGATTCATCGTTGTTTTTTTTGTTTCGACGAAGCGTTCAATTTCGTACAGATTGCCACTGCTTTCGCTGATTAGTTTCGACAAAACCTGAAGGCTGTTCCCCTCATAATCATCGTCTTTAAAATCTAGACTGCGCAACAACCGGGGATGATCTTCAATCAGTTCGAGGCTGTCGGTCAGGTAGGCTACTTTGATCCAGTCAGACTTCGTGAAGTGATCCTGAATAAACTCATGGAGTGCAAATAGTCGGAGCGTTCTCTGCTTATTTTGTCGCGTCATCTTGTTGACAAAGGGCCAATTATAATACAACTATTATATATCAGTGCAATTATATCTAAAATCTATATTACAATAAACAATTATTTGACATTTTAATGACTCCGGATCAATTCGGGTAGCAAATCAAATTTGCTACACAGGCTTTTCGTCGGCTTTAGCTGGAAGTCTATACGGCATTTTTCGTGATTCATCAGATTCTACGCTGACTCCGGATTTAGGGTAACTACTTTTGACTCATCCTCTTATTAATCATATCAACCTTATTCTACTCATGGATTTCGATCAGGCGCTTACGAATCAGAAACGAAATTATTTTGTGGATGCCAATGCTGGGCTTTCGTTACCTGTAGCTGGCACTATCTACTGGGCTATTCTGGGCATAGCGGGCTTTTATTTAAAACCCGGTTATTGGATGTTGCTGGCTTTTTGCACAAGCGGTTTATTGTTTCCGCTGGGTCTGGCTCTACAAAAGCCGTTCAAATCAAACCTGATGGTGAAAACGCCGTTATCAAGCCTTATTCCCTATGCGCTTTTTTCGATGATGCTGAGTTGGGCCATTACCGTTCCGGCCAGTAGCCTCGATAAATCATTTGCACCGCTTTGCCTCGCTATCGGGATGAGCATCCACTGGCCCATCATTGGCTGGATTTATGATAGTAAAGTATGCCAGCTGCACGCCTTAATCCGGGCTTTGCTCGTGGTAGCCTGCTGGTATCTACTCCCCAATGATCGCTTTACAATCTTGCCTCTGGTTGTTTCCGGTGTTTACGCACTAACGGTTCTGGGGCTAAAATGGGAGGTTACCAAAGTACGGGAACAACGTGTTCTCCGCTCGGAATCAACGTTGGTTAACGCCTAAAGCACTGACCACAAAAAAAGCCCTGCATGAGTCATACCGACAGCATACAGGGCTTTTTTGGTAACAACTATTTTTTAAAACCGCCAGCGCACAAACGCTTCCATGGCTTCGTATTCCGCCAGACCTAACCGGTTATAGAGTTCAGCTGTTCCCCGATTACGCTCTTCGGCACGCTGCCAGAACTCCCGCGAATCGGTGCCCTGATAGACCACGCCGTCTTTCTGAGACTGGTGTTTAAAAATACCTAACCGCTTTTTCGTCACCTGATCGGGTGACATTGGGACGGCCATTTCAATTTCGTGAATATCCCACTCAGCCCAGGCACCGCGATAAAGCCATATCCAGCAGTCTTTCATAAAGTCGGCCTGTTTCAGGCGACGAACGGCTTCCAGAACGGCATCTAAACAGACTTTATGCGTACCATGCGGATCGGCAAGGTCACCAGCCGCATAGATTTGATGTGGCTTAACTTCTTCGATCAGGGCCATCGTAATCCTGATATCTTCTTCGCTCAGGGGCTTTTTAGCCACTTTCCCCGTTTCGTAGAAGGGCATGTTCATGAAATGGGCATTCGAAACCGGAATACCGACAAAGCGGCAGGTCGATTTGGCTTCACCCATGCGAATCAGTCCCTTCACATACCGTACTTCAACCGTATCCATTTCACTATCCTTCTTCTCACGCAACGAAGCGGCTGCGTCCTGGAAAATCCGGGTAGCCTCGGGGCTGTCAATACCAAACTTCGTATTGAAATCAACTACGTAATCGGCAAAGCGCAATGCTTCATCATCAGCCACGGCAATATTGCCAGAGGTTTGATACCCGATATGTACTTCGTGGCCCTGATCGACAAGACGCTGGAATGTACCACCCATCGAAATAATGTCATCGTCGGGATGCGGGCTAAAGATCAGGCAGCGTTTCTTAGCCGGTTGAGCACGCTCAGGCCGATTGGTATCGTCAGCATTCGGTTTACCACCCGGCCAGCCCGTAATGGTGTGCTGAAGCTGGTTGAAAACGTCGATATTGATGTCATACGACTGACCGTATTGAGCCAGCAGATCGCTCATACCGTTGTCATTATAGTCACGGTCAGTCAATTTCAGTATGGGCTTGCCAAGTGCTACCGACAGGTAGGTGACAGCCTTCTTCTTCATATTGTTGTCCCATATGACTGAATCTACCAGCCAGGGTGTTTTTATACGGGTCAACTCCGAAGCAGCCGCCTGATCGATTACAAACAACGCGTTTGGATGCGTTTGTAAATACGACGCCGGGTTAAGCTCGGTGACAAGACCTTCGACCGCACCACGAATAACGGGTGCTTTCCGCTCACCCCACGCCAGCAGAACGACACGACGGGCTCCCAAAATGCTGGAAACGCCCATAGTGATGGCCTTACGAGGAGTTTTAGGAAGCCCACCGAAATCGGCAGCCGCAGCAGCCCGAGTCGAGTTATCGAGCATCATCAAACGCGTGTGCGAGTTGATCAGTGAGCCCGGTTCGTTAAATCCGATATGGCCGTTACCGCCAATTCCGAGCAACTGAAAATCAAGGCCACCGGCGGCTTCAATGGCGGCTTCGTACTGCTTCGTAAATTCAGCAACTTTATCGACTGGCAGCGTTCCTTTGGGAACGTGATAGTTTCCCTGAGGAATGTCGACATGGTCGAACAATTGCTCCCGCATGAATCGCCAATAGCTTTGCAGCGAATCAGGTTCCATCGGATAGTATTCGTCCAGATTGAACGAAACAACATTGTGGAAACTCAGGCCCTCTTCGCGGTGCATCCGAATAAGTTCGGCATAAACCGTTTTAGGCGATGAGCCAGTTGCCAGCCCTAATACACAAGGTTTGCCCTCACGTTGTTTCTGCCGGATCAGGTCGGCGATTTCCTGTGCTACCGCCCGCGACGCATCTTTTGCGTCAGCGTAGATGTGCGTAGGAATTTTTTCGTAAGTGATGGCCGACTGGATCGGACCACCAGTGGCGGATAGGCCCAGCGTGGGCTCGCCTGACAATTGCCCGTCTGGATTGTCGAGTAGTTGTGACTCCGAGATCATGCGCTATGCGGAGGGGTTAGTATGACTCCGCAAATGTCGCAAAAAATCAGGGAGTTCGCATGATATGTGCCGTTCAGCCGGCCATATTTTTAAATTTTTTTATAAATATGCAAACGTGTGCACAGGAATGCGATTACTGCCGGGCCAACTGATCGGCGTCGACGGCGGTTTGCAGCGATTGTAATCCATTTTCCTCCCGAATGATCCGGTGTGTATCCGGGTAGTGAATGGCTGTAGCCTGATCCCGGAACATGAGCCGAAGCAGTTCACTATAGAGGTGCTGCTTTTCTGCCTCAAAACCGAATCGTATCTCGATTTGCTGGTAAGCCTCAAATTCTTTGTGACGTCCGCGTAAAGGCTGATCCTTACCACCAATGTTGGCAGTTACATTTAGCTGGGCACCCGGAAATAGGTCCATCAGGGCACGGGTTGTTTCTTCATCGGCTACGCAACGCATCACCATTCGGGTAGGTACCCATTCAAAAAGTGTAACGTCACCGCGTTCAAAGAGCAACCGCATTTCCTGGCGATCCATCCGGCCGGTCTGTGTGAACCCATGATAAAAATTGACCAGCTTTCGGCCAGTCACATCA
This window harbors:
- a CDS encoding M16 family metallopeptidase, which encodes MVRFSLTLSALFSVTLVLAQSAPKSSAVKVATTTLSSPIPTDPAVKVGKLPNGLTYYIRKNAEPKNRAELRLVIRAGSVLENDNQQGLAHFMEHMEFNGTKNFPKNELVNFLQSAGVRFGADLNAYTGFDETVYQLPVPTDSVKVFRQAFQILEDWAHNATIDPTEVDKERGVILEERRLGRGAGQRLRDQYFPILLNNSQYAKRLPIGTEQVLTTFKTETLRQFYQDWYRPDLMAVIAVGDFDTKEVEGIIREKFGRIPAVKTPKPRTEYEIPPHKDTKVVILTDPEQPNTVVQVIYKRPEIKEKTLNDLRESIKRGLFNTMLGNRIQELTQRADPPFLGGYSNYSDFLGNLDAFTSIAVAKEGNVEKAIRAVLDENARVKQFGFTSTELDRAKREFMTNVEQAYSERDKTRSANYVNEYVQNFTDKEPYTSIEFYYNFLKKEQDGIKLAEVNTLVDQFIHNDNRAVIVLAPEKDKAKLPTVEQILGYVDNAGKGLTAYEDKTLDSPLLAKLPTGSPVVNEKQIKDIGVTEWRLKNGVRVVLKPTNFKNDQILFSGSSFGGTSLYDLTDFMSARFSSTLVAMGGTGDYNQIQLGKFLSGKQVNVFPFVGELSEGINGSAAPKDLETALQLLYSYFTQPRKDVDVVKGFLSNQRSALQNQINTPTPARVFQDTVQVTLGANNPRRQPLKPEDLDKIDLDKALKIYQERFANGGDFTFYFVGNFKEDQLKPLVEKYLGGLPSTETTEKFKDLGIRIPSGQISKTVYRGVDPKASVQLVYSGDLSWSPETTTQLDALAEVLEIKLIEKLREEESGVYGVGASGAYSKYPVSRYTFRISFGCAPQNVEKLIAKTQELINDLKEKGALPADIAKFKAETRRETEVQLKDNQFWLGYLQNQYYNGDAPDEVLHENEQLDKVTVESTKAAANQYFGPNFIRLVLLPEKKQ
- a CDS encoding acyltransferase family protein produces the protein MQSFVSTSTAKFQSVPVASGRLLSLDFFRGLTVAAMILVNNPGDWGHIYAPLEHAPWHGWTPTDLIFPFFLFIVGVSITFALGRPDGAREGVIGKIVKRSATLFLLGLFLNFFPRFDISIVRIPGVLQRIALVYLACSLIFLKTTPRQQITLLVILLIGYYLLLTVIPVPGVGYANLEPETNLAAWFDRTFITPAHVYKPAKVWDPEGLLSTLPAIGTGLLGLLTGTWLRSNRSAAEKIAWLFTAGCLTTLAGLIWNGFFPINKALWTSSFVLVGGGLAMLGLALSYWLIDVKGYRRGVLPFVAFGVNAITVFFLSGLIPRIMNMIHVAQTDGTEVGLKEYLYRSFIAPLFDNPTNASLAGALTFVLIWFGILWWMYRKNVIIKV
- a CDS encoding DUF7010 family protein; amino-acid sequence: MDFDQALTNQKRNYFVDANAGLSLPVAGTIYWAILGIAGFYLKPGYWMLLAFCTSGLLFPLGLALQKPFKSNLMVKTPLSSLIPYALFSMMLSWAITVPASSLDKSFAPLCLAIGMSIHWPIIGWIYDSKVCQLHALIRALLVVACWYLLPNDRFTILPLVVSGVYALTVLGLKWEVTKVREQRVLRSESTLVNA
- the nagB gene encoding glucosamine-6-phosphate deaminase, encoding MISESQLLDNPDGQLSGEPTLGLSATGGPIQSAITYEKIPTHIYADAKDASRAVAQEIADLIRQKQREGKPCVLGLATGSSPKTVYAELIRMHREEGLSFHNVVSFNLDEYYPMEPDSLQSYWRFMREQLFDHVDIPQGNYHVPKGTLPVDKVAEFTKQYEAAIEAAGGLDFQLLGIGGNGHIGFNEPGSLINSHTRLMMLDNSTRAAAAADFGGLPKTPRKAITMGVSSILGARRVVLLAWGERKAPVIRGAVEGLVTELNPASYLQTHPNALFVIDQAAASELTRIKTPWLVDSVIWDNNMKKKAVTYLSVALGKPILKLTDRDYNDNGMSDLLAQYGQSYDINIDVFNQLQHTITGWPGGKPNADDTNRPERAQPAKKRCLIFSPHPDDDIISMGGTFQRLVDQGHEVHIGYQTSGNIAVADDEALRFADYVVDFNTKFGIDSPEATRIFQDAAASLREKKDSEMDTVEVRYVKGLIRMGEAKSTCRFVGIPVSNAHFMNMPFYETGKVAKKPLSEEDIRITMALIEEVKPHQIYAAGDLADPHGTHKVCLDAVLEAVRRLKQADFMKDCWIWLYRGAWAEWDIHEIEMAVPMSPDQVTKKRLGIFKHQSQKDGVVYQGTDSREFWQRAEERNRGTAELYNRLGLAEYEAMEAFVRWRF